The following proteins come from a genomic window of Brevibacillus antibioticus:
- a CDS encoding DUF3900 domain-containing protein, protein MNFTIDWLSFYLMEQPEEEDGIKQVRMTRYLGHDEYQKSELKDFLDGEFARIAKRKVEMNPKTEGTPTKLGQFVLEPGHPLDSNPNYALLNRLLVAETPGESKEPCQELIQSYLRTSQVRGGVMIVVRTRLDLIDERYLFILKCDFEQKTAVITDEKSLISNVRMAINAKNMKSLMYPYMIESGMNDPYHVKIHQFSHARYFEEFLRFIEYPQTMTQIVSEEVISLARQHIEYTYPEASEERMREEEAIELIAASPKRELAEKWEHETVMEAMQIITDRQPEVELKFKLDHMQIRTLLADYGTSLHIAKVNGRYLVLLEGEQLQFERGMSPVEFLKPKALTDIVKEIEERSQNVAYTPMSTPTEDNDNPPW, encoded by the coding sequence ATGAATTTTACAATCGACTGGTTATCCTTTTATCTAATGGAACAGCCTGAAGAAGAGGATGGCATAAAACAAGTGCGGATGACGCGCTATTTGGGTCATGATGAATATCAGAAAAGCGAGCTGAAAGATTTTCTCGATGGGGAATTCGCCCGGATTGCGAAAAGAAAAGTCGAGATGAATCCGAAGACAGAAGGCACGCCGACAAAGCTGGGTCAATTTGTCCTGGAGCCTGGACATCCATTGGACTCGAACCCCAACTATGCCCTCTTGAATCGATTGTTGGTAGCGGAGACGCCAGGAGAGAGCAAGGAGCCTTGTCAGGAGTTGATTCAGTCGTATTTGCGAACCTCTCAGGTGAGAGGTGGGGTCATGATTGTAGTGCGGACGAGGCTCGATCTGATTGATGAGCGCTATCTCTTTATTTTAAAGTGCGATTTCGAACAAAAAACAGCGGTCATCACAGATGAGAAGAGCCTCATATCGAATGTACGTATGGCGATTAACGCCAAAAACATGAAATCGCTGATGTATCCGTATATGATCGAATCGGGAATGAATGATCCTTATCACGTGAAAATTCATCAGTTCTCTCACGCGCGGTATTTCGAAGAATTTCTGCGTTTTATCGAGTATCCGCAAACGATGACACAGATCGTTTCTGAAGAAGTCATTTCATTGGCGAGACAGCACATTGAATATACGTATCCCGAAGCGTCCGAAGAGCGGATGCGGGAAGAGGAAGCCATCGAACTCATTGCTGCAAGTCCTAAGCGGGAGCTCGCAGAAAAATGGGAGCATGAGACCGTGATGGAAGCCATGCAAATCATTACAGATCGCCAACCAGAGGTCGAGCTGAAGTTCAAGCTGGATCATATGCAGATTCGCACATTATTGGCCGATTACGGTACCAGCCTGCATATCGCAAAAGTAAACGGGCGTTATTTGGTCTTATTAGAAGGTGAACAGCTACAATTCGAGCGTGGCATGTCCCCTGTTGAGTTTTTAAAGCCAAAGGCATTGACGGACATCGTGAAAGAAATCGAAGAGCGAAGCCAAAACGTTGCGTATACCCCAATGAGCACGCCAACGGAGGACAATGATAATCCACCTTGGTAA
- a CDS encoding DUF1444 family protein, which yields MIKLDRQLKVIGQEHNIYPVLRHASMINKYPERWVVKEHTADTYVLYALDQGEGYALIEQRMLQEAGWTSEQLHSYAMENLRKLPFSVKSQEVGGQRIHFISPTDGYAASRILLDSFLAEMDQKKQGDSLGVAIPHQDVLIVADMAGEAGAHLLARLTYDFASKGQVPISVLPFYWEEGELTPFLVVTHDSGTKIERK from the coding sequence GTGATTAAGTTGGATCGACAACTGAAAGTAATCGGTCAAGAGCATAACATTTATCCGGTTTTGCGCCATGCCTCGATGATCAACAAGTACCCGGAGCGGTGGGTTGTGAAGGAACATACAGCAGATACGTATGTCCTGTACGCGCTAGATCAAGGGGAAGGCTACGCATTGATTGAGCAGCGGATGTTACAGGAAGCAGGCTGGACGAGCGAGCAGCTTCATTCATACGCGATGGAAAACTTGCGAAAGCTCCCCTTTTCAGTGAAGTCACAAGAGGTAGGAGGTCAGCGTATCCATTTTATTAGTCCGACAGATGGATACGCGGCAAGTCGGATTTTACTTGACTCATTTCTGGCGGAGATGGATCAGAAAAAGCAAGGAGACTCGCTTGGTGTCGCGATTCCGCATCAGGATGTGCTGATTGTGGCGGATATGGCAGGAGAAGCTGGAGCCCATCTGTTAGCTCGTCTTACTTATGATTTTGCATCCAAAGGGCAAGTGCCGATTTCTGTCTTGCCTTTTTATTGGGAGGAAGGGGAATTGACCCCATTTCTCGTAGTGACGCACGACTCGGGTACGAAAATTGAAAGAAAGTAG
- a CDS encoding TIM barrel protein — protein sequence MIGQHGGFDQVKYARDFKEGFYGIEACLFDSEEDIQVLQREAQAKGFAVGVHFPLRAGQSELRDALFMDAHDQTSAEAFERIKRELAYMAFLSPTYVLFHYPKPVILDERVDWNVWRFHDTRDYVWEQVYTEAEFQSRSEQVFAWLAAKGKEFHFTPVLEFDALNRYVYGTKFLEDLLQKYPTIKLCLDTGRLFLQEKIDPCFDARKVIQTYTKYAFSIHLKSMKVTASGVEFIHFPVLPEWKPEEGWAPIEDYLTIIRKENPHIKIMFEHRSDQVTDEQLERCYRWVKQLLSEPYESTSSNNSI from the coding sequence ATGATTGGTCAACATGGAGGGTTTGATCAGGTAAAATACGCGCGAGATTTTAAGGAGGGCTTTTACGGAATAGAGGCATGCTTGTTTGATTCGGAGGAGGATATCCAAGTCTTACAGCGTGAAGCTCAAGCAAAAGGATTTGCGGTTGGTGTTCATTTTCCGCTGCGTGCAGGTCAATCCGAGCTGCGGGATGCTTTATTCATGGATGCTCATGATCAGACGAGTGCCGAGGCGTTTGAAAGAATAAAGAGGGAACTGGCGTATATGGCATTCCTTTCGCCAACCTATGTCTTATTCCACTATCCAAAGCCTGTCATTTTGGATGAGCGTGTCGACTGGAATGTTTGGCGTTTTCATGATACGCGAGACTATGTTTGGGAGCAGGTTTACACAGAAGCAGAGTTTCAATCACGTAGTGAGCAGGTGTTTGCGTGGTTGGCTGCGAAAGGCAAGGAGTTTCACTTCACACCAGTCCTTGAATTCGATGCACTCAACCGATATGTGTATGGGACAAAGTTTTTAGAGGACTTGCTGCAGAAATATCCAACGATCAAGCTCTGTCTCGATACGGGCCGATTGTTCCTGCAAGAAAAAATCGACCCGTGTTTCGATGCGCGCAAGGTCATCCAAACGTATACGAAATATGCGTTTAGCATTCATTTGAAGAGTATGAAGGTGACCGCGAGTGGGGTAGAATTCATTCACTTTCCCGTTCTTCCCGAATGGAAACCAGAAGAAGGGTGGGCTCCGATTGAGGACTACCTGACAATCATCCGGAAGGAAAACCCGCACATAAAGATCATGTTCGAGCATCGTTCCGACCAAGTAACAGACGAACAACTCGAGCGTTGCTATCGTTGGGTGAAGCAGCTCTTATCTGAACCTTATGAATCCACGTCCAGTAATAACTCAATATAG
- a CDS encoding phosphodiester glycosidase family protein: protein MEMLSRTRTRKRTKRKRPWRWVKKWMLGTALTCTTLALLGIIFLFGTKNGVELREWAAGTLLTTQHDYWAPYTFLPEEKLKELKQQITHPTVINSEGTGTVTTGPAIPPKSNLVTVTLPEKPKELIEIEEIDVSKGSYYFKGKIMYISDPSRVRLVVTNRKDRGDLLDEFVKKTGAIGIVNASGFSDPDGYGKGARAYGVVIHDGKILQGYNPRSGETALGLTYDGKLITGSYSAEELVKMGVRDAVSFRPQLIVNGKNMFEGKPAKSWGIQPRTAIGQKEDGTIVFAVIDGRQPGHSIGASMNDMAEVLAERGVVTAMAMDGGSSSMMLHNGEAITKTSSPYHRGRYLPNAWAVF, encoded by the coding sequence ATGGAGATGTTGTCGCGCACACGCACACGCAAGCGAACCAAGCGCAAAAGACCATGGCGTTGGGTTAAGAAATGGATGCTTGGAACTGCCTTAACCTGTACAACCTTAGCTCTACTGGGAATTATTTTTTTATTTGGTACGAAAAACGGAGTAGAATTGCGCGAGTGGGCGGCAGGTACTTTGCTGACAACCCAGCACGATTACTGGGCCCCCTATACATTTTTGCCTGAGGAAAAACTGAAAGAACTAAAGCAGCAAATTACACATCCGACCGTTATCAATTCCGAAGGCACAGGCACAGTCACGACAGGACCTGCCATTCCGCCGAAATCGAATCTGGTAACCGTCACACTTCCGGAGAAACCAAAAGAACTAATCGAGATCGAGGAAATTGACGTCTCGAAAGGTAGTTATTACTTTAAAGGAAAAATCATGTACATTAGCGATCCGAGCAGAGTACGTCTCGTCGTCACCAATCGCAAGGACCGTGGAGATTTACTGGATGAGTTTGTAAAGAAAACAGGAGCCATCGGGATTGTCAATGCCAGCGGATTCTCTGACCCAGACGGCTACGGCAAAGGAGCGCGAGCCTATGGCGTCGTCATTCACGACGGAAAGATTTTGCAGGGTTACAACCCGAGAAGCGGAGAAACGGCGTTAGGGCTTACCTACGACGGTAAACTGATTACGGGCAGCTACTCGGCTGAGGAACTCGTAAAAATGGGCGTGCGTGACGCTGTGAGCTTCCGTCCGCAGTTGATTGTAAACGGGAAAAATATGTTTGAAGGAAAGCCTGCCAAAAGCTGGGGGATTCAACCGCGTACCGCAATTGGACAAAAAGAAGACGGTACGATCGTATTTGCTGTCATTGACGGACGTCAGCCCGGCCATTCCATCGGCGCAAGCATGAACGACATGGCGGAAGTATTGGCCGAGCGCGGTGTGGTTACAGCAATGGCCATGGACGGTGGTTCCAGCTCCATGATGCTGCACAACGGTGAAGCCATCACGAAGACATCTTCTCCGTATCATCGAGGCCGCTATTTGCCAAATGCGTGGGCTGTTTTTTAA
- a CDS encoding DUF2515 family protein produces MIDTTATKMAEQHLVAQIRQATTKANRNNVTRTQAYLAFYLEHEEVHWALLAHLVSRNGGWNMTDLKGEWLPLIMDAQAIEPFFWFLERCNWLIFHDAYPQLLLYAEMKRTGTDLTKLLAPLGVSVFMQSYWQEFLASKDSASITHALIVNEQQYIEERVVQKPFTLNRIFASFAFVAQSALSMNQVLIPYKAHPTDRRLSMIGLNVHHFPDVRNRIQIGKTLYQQLFGDPFRFEKIISYCSRIPHTGSRADYWPHLFTPHHTPSTTENEYQLRLDGHELLEGSPKIYSPRLQEAWPDYGHDPADGVDWFRDEKWHTVVKEAASLPSIDSDSYVRSLQWIEYGVKFVSAIT; encoded by the coding sequence ATGATAGATACGACAGCAACGAAAATGGCCGAGCAGCACCTGGTTGCTCAAATCAGACAAGCAACAACCAAAGCCAATCGCAACAATGTCACCCGCACACAAGCATACCTCGCCTTTTATCTCGAGCACGAAGAGGTTCACTGGGCGTTATTGGCCCATCTGGTCTCACGAAATGGCGGATGGAATATGACCGATTTAAAAGGAGAATGGCTACCACTTATCATGGATGCACAAGCAATCGAGCCATTTTTTTGGTTTTTGGAAAGATGTAACTGGCTGATTTTTCACGATGCCTATCCGCAATTACTATTGTATGCGGAGATGAAACGAACAGGGACAGATTTAACAAAGCTTTTGGCGCCACTAGGTGTTTCAGTCTTTATGCAATCGTATTGGCAAGAGTTCCTTGCATCCAAAGATAGTGCGAGCATTACACATGCACTCATCGTCAATGAACAACAATATATTGAAGAACGTGTCGTACAGAAACCGTTTACACTGAATCGTATTTTCGCTTCGTTTGCTTTCGTCGCCCAATCTGCTCTCTCGATGAACCAAGTGCTCATTCCTTATAAAGCGCATCCTACTGACCGCCGACTTAGCATGATCGGGTTGAATGTTCATCATTTTCCTGACGTCAGAAACCGTATTCAGATCGGAAAAACGTTGTATCAGCAATTGTTCGGGGATCCTTTTCGCTTCGAAAAAATAATCTCCTATTGCTCTCGTATTCCTCATACAGGCTCACGAGCGGATTATTGGCCGCATTTGTTCACACCTCATCATACTCCTTCTACCACAGAAAATGAGTACCAACTACGATTGGATGGACATGAGTTGCTAGAAGGAAGCCCGAAGATATACAGCCCACGTCTTCAAGAGGCATGGCCTGATTATGGACACGATCCGGCAGATGGGGTAGATTGGTTTCGAGATGAAAAATGGCACACGGTCGTGAAAGAAGCTGCTTCACTGCCGTCCATCGACAGTGATTCCTATGTACGTTCCTTGCAATGGATCGAATACGGCGTCAAATTCGTCTCAGCAATCACGTAG
- a CDS encoding serine/threonine protein kinase: protein MWTRMKSWWNETIRDKPYRPGHLAGHYDITKVLGMGSYGIAYLATHNPTGNQVVLKQVKPSLRHTPKGEAMQAYEKKVLMSLSHPQIPRCLDSFTYRQDSFMVMTYIAGPTLEDMLFDHNIVANEQKCVEWIRQIGELVAYLHEQNVIHRDVRIPNVIWKEDKPYLIDFGLARFIGDRPTYTADALSAYPSDKQLKRKVAPSSDLYALGHFFLFLLYSGYESEPDAPEKSWEEELSISPSIRMMIRRLLQMDAPYESVHDWLKELDRYLIHYQEKRAGHP from the coding sequence ATGTGGACTCGTATGAAGTCATGGTGGAACGAAACGATACGTGACAAACCATATCGGCCTGGCCACCTGGCAGGACACTATGACATAACAAAAGTACTAGGGATGGGAAGCTACGGGATCGCATATCTCGCCACGCACAACCCTACAGGGAATCAGGTTGTGCTGAAGCAAGTGAAGCCAAGCCTGCGTCACACACCAAAAGGAGAAGCCATGCAGGCGTATGAAAAAAAAGTGCTGATGTCCCTCTCGCATCCACAAATCCCTCGCTGTCTGGATTCCTTCACTTATCGGCAAGACTCGTTTATGGTCATGACTTATATAGCAGGCCCGACACTCGAAGACATGTTATTTGATCATAACATCGTCGCTAATGAGCAAAAATGCGTCGAATGGATCCGCCAAATCGGAGAACTCGTGGCCTACCTCCATGAGCAAAATGTGATTCACCGCGACGTACGCATTCCCAACGTCATCTGGAAAGAGGACAAGCCCTACCTGATTGATTTTGGTCTCGCTCGGTTCATTGGTGATCGGCCGACGTACACGGCTGATGCTCTTTCCGCCTACCCATCTGATAAACAATTGAAGCGAAAAGTCGCTCCTTCCAGTGATTTGTACGCTTTAGGACATTTCTTTTTATTTTTGCTCTATTCCGGATACGAATCGGAACCAGACGCACCTGAAAAAAGCTGGGAAGAGGAGCTCTCGATATCCCCTTCCATTCGCATGATGATTCGGCGTTTGTTACAAATGGATGCCCCTTATGAAAGCGTACATGATTGGCTAAAAGAGCTGGACCGCTATTTAATCCACTACCAAGAAAAAAGAGCAGGGCATCCGTAA
- a CDS encoding DEAD/DEAH box helicase, giving the protein MSTTFEDLQISAPLLTILRERKMETPTPVQSEAIPLIMAGRDALIESPTGTGKTFAYLLPILSKINMEQKDVQAIVLAPTHELVVQIAREAESLLPGKDTAVMSIIGGVDVKRQIERLKKKPVLIVATPGRLLELIEQRKLKVHEVKTVVVDEADRMLDAGFGKPVQEVMKKTLRDTQRLLFSATIAEEVVHTAEIFTKDAAVIRAAAPEGAAGVAHMYLVTDPRKKVDTLRRLLRLVNVRSSIVFVNQIEKVDEVVSKLNYHNLPCRLLHRDATKEERARTLQQFRDGAFPVLITTDVSARGIDIPGVECIVHYDPASDADTYIHRSGRTGRMGRAGLVFSIITTQERFIIEKFSKQTGLPIAEKFMTHGALEDPRPVRKPAPAQKSGAPAKNTSPAKRNQNRAHKKGGFGTK; this is encoded by the coding sequence GTGAGCACCACGTTTGAAGATTTACAAATTAGCGCACCGCTGTTGACTATATTGCGAGAGCGAAAAATGGAAACACCGACACCTGTACAGAGTGAAGCCATCCCGTTGATTATGGCTGGTCGAGATGCCTTGATTGAATCACCGACAGGGACAGGCAAGACGTTTGCTTATCTCTTGCCGATTTTATCGAAAATCAATATGGAGCAAAAAGATGTACAGGCTATTGTACTCGCACCGACGCATGAGCTTGTTGTTCAGATTGCGCGGGAAGCAGAAAGCCTTCTGCCTGGGAAGGACACGGCCGTGATGTCCATTATTGGCGGAGTCGATGTGAAACGCCAAATCGAGAGACTGAAAAAGAAGCCTGTATTGATCGTAGCAACACCAGGAAGACTGTTGGAGCTGATTGAGCAGCGCAAGCTAAAGGTCCATGAAGTAAAGACAGTTGTTGTCGACGAGGCAGACCGAATGCTGGATGCGGGCTTTGGCAAGCCAGTTCAAGAGGTCATGAAAAAAACACTGCGTGATACACAACGCCTGTTATTCTCAGCGACAATCGCAGAGGAAGTCGTACATACGGCTGAAATTTTCACAAAAGATGCTGCCGTTATTCGCGCAGCAGCTCCAGAAGGCGCCGCAGGGGTAGCACACATGTATTTGGTCACTGACCCACGCAAAAAGGTGGACACGCTCCGTCGTTTGCTGCGCCTCGTCAATGTTCGCTCGTCGATTGTTTTTGTTAATCAAATCGAAAAAGTGGACGAGGTTGTATCGAAGCTCAACTACCACAATTTGCCATGCAGACTCCTGCACCGTGATGCTACAAAAGAAGAGCGTGCCCGCACCCTGCAACAATTCCGAGATGGAGCATTCCCCGTCTTGATTACGACAGATGTATCGGCACGTGGCATTGATATTCCAGGTGTGGAATGTATTGTTCATTACGATCCTGCATCGGACGCTGACACGTACATTCATCGCAGTGGGCGAACTGGGCGTATGGGGCGTGCCGGACTGGTATTTTCGATTATTACGACACAGGAACGTTTTATCATCGAAAAATTTTCCAAGCAAACAGGTTTGCCGATTGCTGAAAAATTCATGACGCACGGAGCGCTGGAAGATCCGCGTCCTGTGCGAAAGCCTGCGCCAGCACAAAAGTCAGGAGCTCCAGCCAAAAATACGAGCCCTGCCAAACGGAATCAAAATCGTGCACATAAGAAGGGCGGCTTTGGAACAAAGTAG
- a CDS encoding iron-sulfur cluster biosynthesis family protein, which yields MIVKVTKEAVERIARTDKPIRINGELVGGCGMNVEYALWWDSQGPEDKVYQVDSLTFLIDSETIAYIGSDLLTIDYRAQQGFRMVTPQQILAYGLQLKERWS from the coding sequence ATGATAGTAAAAGTGACAAAAGAAGCAGTAGAACGCATAGCCCGTACAGACAAGCCTATTCGGATCAATGGTGAGCTAGTCGGTGGCTGCGGGATGAATGTAGAGTATGCGTTGTGGTGGGATAGCCAAGGTCCAGAGGATAAAGTCTACCAGGTCGATTCTTTGACGTTTCTAATAGATAGCGAAACGATCGCCTATATTGGATCTGATCTGCTTACGATTGATTATCGTGCGCAGCAAGGCTTCCGGATGGTAACGCCACAGCAAATTTTGGCCTATGGTCTTCAGTTGAAAGAGCGCTGGAGTTAA
- a CDS encoding DUF441 domain-containing protein, translating into MDWISIILLVLLALGVIGNNATVSIAVAILLLMRLLSLDRYFPLLEQYGLQLGIIILTIGIMTPLASGKINPSSIFEIFTNWHSLLAVAVGIFVAYLAGKGTVLMTQNPLIVTGLLLGTIAGVTFFRGVAVGPLIAAGILAFLLQFLPK; encoded by the coding sequence ATGGACTGGATTTCGATCATCCTTTTGGTATTACTGGCGCTCGGTGTCATTGGCAACAACGCAACCGTATCCATTGCAGTTGCGATCCTTCTCTTAATGAGGCTCCTGTCATTGGACCGATATTTCCCACTACTCGAGCAGTATGGATTACAGCTCGGGATCATTATACTAACGATTGGCATCATGACTCCGCTTGCAAGCGGCAAAATCAATCCTTCGTCCATCTTCGAGATTTTTACAAATTGGCATTCGTTACTAGCCGTCGCTGTCGGTATATTTGTGGCTTACCTGGCGGGAAAAGGAACGGTCTTGATGACCCAAAATCCATTGATCGTTACTGGCCTCTTGCTAGGTACAATCGCTGGCGTCACTTTTTTCCGCGGTGTTGCAGTCGGTCCTTTAATTGCAGCAGGAATTCTCGCCTTTCTTTTGCAATTTCTCCCGAAGTAG